CTGGTATTATGAttgtaataaaaatatgttttgaaAAGCACCAAgtgtaataaattatttatgaaataaaacTTTATTATTAGCCTTAAATTGTCGCAGTTACATAGAAAAATTTATGAGAATTTTATAAACCtgtcaataaaattattttcttttaatcTTTATAGGAAACAAACATGGATCCTCAAAGCGTTGTAACCGGACTCCAAAAACAGCTCCAGGAAAAGGAagtagaaattaaaatattgaaaGATAAAAATGAAAAACTTGAGAGGGATAATTATCAACTAGACGGAAATAATGTATGCATGATATAGGACCTTCATCAGgctagagaagaagagaaatgaCTGTGCGATGACGTTAGACGCTATGCTGCTTATCACCTAGAATCAGAACGTCAACACGATAGCACAAAAGAAAAGTTGGAAGCAATTCAAGGAAGAATTTTGGCAGCAAATGATCGAGAAAACAAGCTTAACAACGCTAGCATGAACTCAATGAGGAAGTAAACCAATAAACAATAAAAGAGCTTCAAGACCAAGTGAATAACCTCGATGACCACAATACACTGTTGCAAAACCAAATTGATCAACTACAGAATGATATGATCAATATGGAAAATCTCAGGGACGAACTCGAAGAGAACCCTATGGAAGAAGAAAATGACGAAGCTGTAGGGGATACTGAAGTGATAGACGAGTAAAATGACTCCTAGGATAAGAATCGATTGTATTTATGTCAATTAGGGTAATCATTTTGATATTAAAGACTGGTTGTATGAATTTCAAAAAgtaatgaaaatatttcagtCGAGAAGACATGATGGTAATAGCTACTATTTTAGCCACCACACTGCAAGGAATTGTGAACCCAATTTCCAACGCCATCCAGCCACCGCCAGAACCACAACCTCGTGGCATCAAGTATCACTATGAATCCCTCCGAAGGAATCGAGTCCCAACCTTTGATGGGAATCTTGATCCAGAAGTCAGTCATAAATGGCTTAAGAATGTTGAAACCCAACTTCATTTGTTGGAAATACCTAAAGAACTTAAAGTGCAAGTGGTGACGATATTTCTAGAAGATCGAGCATGCAAGTGGTGGGAAACAGTGTCATCATCTTTGGCTGAAGTAGATAAGATCACATGACAAACCTTCAAGAGAGAATTTTTGAAGCAATATTACCCAGCAGAATTTCGTCTGCAAAAGTTGAGCGAGTTTGAAAGTTTCAAACAAACATAAAACATGACGATGATGGAATACACATCAAGGTTCAATGATCTGGGAATCTATGTTCAAACCATCAAGTAAAATGAGGCCTTAAAAATGCACCGTTTCAAGAAAGGGCTGAGCAGCCGAATTCAATCTGCTTTGGCTGTATTCCGACCAACAACTTTCGCGAATTTAATGTGCGTGGCAATGAGCGTAGAAACGGATATCAATCATTGTGAAGAGGAGAACAAAAACAAGAGGCCCTTCATCGGTCATTCTGCTCAAGGTGGTCCCAAATTCAAGATGCCAAACCATTCAAGCGGCCCCTCAAAAGGAACCTTTAGCAATGCTGGCAACAAAGAAGGGAAGTGGTGCGCTACTTGTTGGCAGAATCACATCGGGAAATGTTATAGGAAGACAGGTGCTTGTTTCAAGTGTGGAAAGGTAGCACATCAGATTAAATATTGTCCTAAGAAAAAAGATAAAGGGACCAGACCTCGAAAACCTAATGAAATAAAGCATAACGCTCGAGTGTATGCTATAATTGTAACCCCGCGGAGTCAATCAAAACGAAAAAGAAAATACACCATCACCACCTAGGGTGAATCTCAGTCGAGAAGACATGATGGAAATAGCTACTATTGTAGCCGCCACACTACAAGGAATTATGAAACCAATTGCAAACGCTATCCAGCCACAACCTCGTGGCATCAAGTATCACTATGAATCCCTTCGAAGGAATCGAGTCCCAACATTTGATGAGAATCCTGATCCAGAAGTCAGTCATAACTGGCATAAGAATGttgaaaccaaacttcatttgTTGGAAATACCTGAAGAACTTAATGTGGAAGTGGTGACGCCGTTTCTAGAAGATCGAACATGCAGTGGTGGGAAACCGTGTCACCATCTTTGGCTGAAGTAGATCAGATCACATCGCAAACCTTCTGGAGAGAATTTTTGAAGCAATATTACCCAACAGAATTTCGTCTTCAAAAGTTGAGCGAGTTTGAAAGTTTCAAACAAACATCGGACATGACGGTGATGGAATACACATCAAGGTTCAATGATCTGGGAATCTATCTGCAAACCATCATGTCAGATGAGACCTTAAAAATGCACCGTTTCAAGAAAGGGCTGAGCAACCGAATTCAATCTGCTTTGGCTGTATTCCGACCAACAACTTTGGCGAATTTAATGTCCGTGGAAATGAGCGTAGAAACGGATATCAAGCGTTGTGAAGAGGAGAAAAAAAACAAGAGGCCCTTCATCGGTCATTTTGCTCAAGGTGGTCACAAATTCAAGATGCCAAACCATTCAAGCGGCCCCTCAAAAGGAACCTTTAGCAATGCTGGCAACAAAGAAGGGAAGTGGTGCGCTACTTGTTGGCAGAATCACATCGGGAAATGTTATAGGAATACAGGTGCTTGTTTCAAGTGTGGAAAAGTAGGACATCAGATTAAATATTGTCCTGAGAAGATAAAGGGACCAGACCTCTAAAACCTAATGAAATAAAGCCTAACGCTCGAGTGTATGCTACAACTGTAACCCCGCGGAGTCAATCAAAACGAAAAAGAAAATACACCAACACCACCTAGGGTGAATCTCAGTCGAGAAGACATGATGGAAATAGCTACTATTGTAGCCGCCACACTACAAGGAATTATGAAACCAATTGCAAACGCTATCCAGCCACAACCTCGTGGCATCAAGTATCTATATGAATCCCTTTGAAGGAATCGAGTCCCAACATTTCATGAGAATCCTGATCCCGAAGTCAGTCATAACTGGCATAAGAATGttgaaaccaaacttcatttttGGAAATACCTGAAGAACTTAATGTGGAAGTGGTGACGCCGTTTCTAGAAGATCGAACACGCAGTGGTGGGAAACCGTGTCACCATCTTTGGCTGAAGTAGATCAGATCACATCGCAAACCTTCAGGAGAGAATTTTTGAAGCAATATTACCCAGCAGAATTTCGTCTTCAAAAGTTGAGCGAGTTTGAAAGTTTCAAACAAACATCGGACATGACGGTGATGGAATACACATCAAGGTTCAATGATCTGGGAATCTATCTGCAAACCATCATGTCAGATGAGACCTTAAAAATGCACCGTTTCAAGAAAGGGCTGAGCAACCGAATTCAATCTGCTTTGGTTGTATTCCGACCAACAACTTTGGCGAATTTAATGTGCGTGGAAATGAGCGTAGAAACGGATATCAAGCGTTGTGAAGAGGAGAACAAAAACAAGAGGCCCTTCATCGGTCATTCTGCTCAAGGTGGTCCCAAATTCAAGATGCCAAACCATTCAAGCGGCCCCTCAAAAGGTACCTTTAGCAATGCTGGCAACAAAGAACGTAAGTGGTGCGTTACTTGTTGGCAGAATCACATCGGGAAATGTTATAGGAAGGCCGATGCTTGTTTCAAGTGTGGAAAAGTAGGACATCAGATTAAATATTGTCCAGAGAAAAAGGATAAAGGGACCAGACCTCGAAAACCTAATGAAAACAAGCCTAAAGCTCGAATGTATGCTATAACTGTAACCCCGTGGAGTTAATAAAaacgaaaaagaaattacaccATCATCACCTAGGGTGAATCTCAGTCGGGAAGACATGATGGCACTAGTTACTATTGTAGCCGCCACACTGCAAGGAATTATGAACCCAATTGCCAACGCTATCCAGCCACAACCTTGTGGCATCAAGTATCACTATGAATCCCTTCGAAGGAATCGAGTCCCAACCTTTGATGAGAATCCTGATAAAGAAGTCAGTCATAACTGGCATAAGAATGttgaaaccaaacttcatttgTTGGAAATACCTGAAGAACTTAATGTGGAAGTGGTGACGCCGTTTCTAGAAGATCGAACACGCAAGTGGTGGGAAACCGTGTCACCATCTTTGGCTGTAGTAGATCAGATCACATGGAAAACCTTCAGGAGAGAATTTTTGAAGCAATATTACCCAGCATAATTTCGTCTGCAAAAGTTTAGCGAGTTTGAAAGTTTCAAACAGACATCGGACATCACGGTGATGGAATACACATCAAGGTTCAATGATCT
Above is a window of Primulina eburnea isolate SZY01 unplaced genomic scaffold, ASM2296580v1 ctg105_ERROPOS3636323, whole genome shotgun sequence DNA encoding:
- the LOC140820449 gene encoding uncharacterized protein; translated protein: MTVMEYTSRFNDLGIYLQTIMSDETLKMHRFKKGLSNRIQSALAVFRPTTLANLMSVEMSVETDIKRCEEEKKNKRPFIGHFAQGGHKFKMPNHSSGPSKGTFSNAGNKEGKWCATCWQNHIGKCYRNTGACFKCGKVGHQIKYCPEKIKGPDL